From a single Lolium rigidum isolate FL_2022 chromosome 7, APGP_CSIRO_Lrig_0.1, whole genome shotgun sequence genomic region:
- the LOC124677889 gene encoding endonuclease 4-like — MALLLLLHVVLVAAAARAPAAQAWGVEGHYMVCKIAESYLTSEASTAVKGLLPESAGGELAAVCSWPDTERRQNPWSAPLHFADTAGDCKFSYARDCHGTNGEKDMCVVGAINNYTAALQDSSCPYNRTESLMFLAHFVGDVHQPMHCGRIADLGGNTVVVSWYTNKTNLHKVWDEKVIGTAMNRFYKDDLSTMIGAIKRNLTVVEKNKWEACPSRATSCADKFAEESAELSCPAYVGTEQGSNLEDEYFFKALPVVQKRIAQGGVRLAAILNRIFRGNNSSALQSI; from the exons ATGGCCCTTCTCCTGCTGCTTCACGTCGTCCTGGTCGCCGCGGCGGCGAGAGCTCCGGCGGCGCAGGCGTGGGGAGTGGAGGGACACTACATGGTCTGCAAGATCGCCGAG AGTTACCTGACGAGCGAGGCGTCGACGGCTGtgaaggggctcctgccggagtcggccggcggcgagctcgcgGCGGTGTGCTCGTGGCCTGACACCGAGCGGCGCCAGAACCCGTGGTCGGCCCCTCTGCACTTCGCCGACACCGCTGGAGACTGCAAGTTCAGCTACGCCA GGGATTGCCACGGCACGAACGGAGAGAAGGACATGTGCGTAGTCGGAGCCATCAACAACTACACCGCCGCGTTGCAAGACTCATCGTGTCCAT ATAACCGGACGGAGAGCCTGATGTTCCTGGCGCACTTCGTGGGCGACGTCCACCAGCCCATGCACTGCGGCCGCATTGCCGACCTCGGCGGCAATACCGTCGTCGTCAGCTGGTATACGAACAAGACCAACCTCCACAAG GTGTGGGATGAGAAGGTCATCGGAACGGCCATGAACAGGTTCTACAAGGATGACCTGAGCACCATGATCGGCGCCATCAAGCGCAACCTTACT GTGGTTGAAAAGAACAAGTGGGAGGCGTGCCCAAGTCGAGCAACCAGTTGTGCTGACAA GTTCGCCGAGGAGAGCGCGGAGCTGTCGTGCCCGGCGTACGTGGGTACTGAGCAAGGCTCCAACTTGGAAG ATGAGTATTTCTTCAAGGCGCTGCCGGTTGTTCAGAAGAGGATTGCGCAGGGAGGTGTGAGGCTGGCGGCCATCCTCAACCGGATCTTCAGGGGGAACAATAGCAGCGCGCTGCAGAGCATttga